From Paenibacillus graminis, a single genomic window includes:
- a CDS encoding UvrB/UvrC motif-containing protein encodes MLCQECGVKPATLHFTKIVNGEKTEFHICESCAREKGELIPGTAGGFSIHSLLSGLLDLEGAGKEKNAAAQTVQGLRCENCGMTYSQFSKLGRFGCSSCYKYFDSTLDPLFRRVHGSTAHVGKLPKRAGAQIMCKRKIDELKQELQQSIVEEEFETAAELRDQIRKLEKEMPQE; translated from the coding sequence ATGCTTTGCCAGGAATGCGGGGTCAAACCGGCGACACTTCATTTCACCAAGATTGTGAATGGGGAAAAGACGGAGTTTCATATTTGTGAAAGCTGTGCGCGTGAGAAAGGTGAGCTAATTCCGGGAACGGCTGGAGGGTTCTCTATCCACAGCCTGCTGTCGGGTCTCTTGGACCTGGAAGGAGCCGGCAAGGAAAAAAATGCAGCGGCCCAGACTGTACAGGGTCTGCGGTGTGAGAATTGCGGCATGACTTATTCCCAGTTCAGCAAGCTTGGGCGTTTTGGCTGCAGCTCCTGTTATAAATACTTTGACAGCACGCTGGACCCGCTCTTCAGACGGGTGCATGGCAGCACCGCTCATGTTGGCAAGCTTCCCAAACGGGCGGGAGCGCAGATCATGTGCAAACGCAAGATTGATGAGCTGAAGCAGGAGCTCCAGCAAAGTATCGTAGAAGAGGAATTTGAGACCGCAGCTGAGCTGAGGGACCAGATCCGAAAACTTGAAAAAGAAATGCCACAAGAGTAA
- a CDS encoding CtsR family transcriptional regulator, translated as MRNISDIIEQYLKNILHESPEGTVEIQRNDLADQFSCVPSQINYVISTRFTLEKGYVVESKRGGGGYIRIQRFELPQNVALYAHLNSTIGKDIDQNSAEGLIYQLEEARFLTKREACLLRAAVSRECLTVNLPYRDEIRAKLMKAMLISLLGK; from the coding sequence ATGCGTAATATCTCTGATATTATCGAACAATATCTGAAGAATATTTTGCATGAAAGTCCCGAAGGTACGGTGGAAATTCAGCGTAATGACCTGGCGGACCAGTTCTCATGCGTACCGTCTCAGATCAATTATGTCATCAGTACACGTTTTACTTTGGAAAAGGGCTATGTAGTTGAGAGCAAGCGCGGCGGCGGCGGCTACATTCGGATTCAGCGTTTCGAGCTCCCGCAGAATGTGGCACTGTACGCCCATCTCAATTCTACAATAGGAAAGGATATCGATCAAAATTCCGCCGAAGGACTGATTTATCAGCTGGAGGAGGCCCGGTTTCTAACCAAGCGTGAAGCGTGTCTCCTGCGCGCCGCTGTTTCCCGGGAATGCCTGACGGTCAATCTGCCGTACCGGGATGAGATTCGTGCCAAGCTAATGAAGGCCATGCTAATCTCCTTATTGGGCAAATAA
- a CDS encoding GNAT family N-acetyltransferase codes for MEIRQLQSEEFEAALSLSEYAFKYKVAGEDRVEARQKFRPERVWGVFEDGVLGAQLTLLPLQVYIQGKVFPMGGIAGVSTWPENRRQGLVAKLLSHTLQTMNESGQTLSFLHPFLIPFYRKFGWEVYCEYKKYSIPVDKFPRKTEIQGRVKRDSAALEILERLYSRFATEYNGTLERDQEWWKHRVLDAETHHGVFYSELGEPEGYVLYKIVQNELIIDEFIYLNEQARQGLWTFLANHDSMITGASLKLVPSDDILPYLLPDPRIPQENYPYFMARIVNARTFIENFTFQSLNSLESRTLYIEDEQAPWNNGLWLWSVNAEGAATFERLDSEKAAADLSCTIGALTVILLGYKRPAELAKYGQLNASSSGLDWLEEVIPQAKTALFDFF; via the coding sequence GTGGAAATCAGGCAATTGCAATCCGAGGAGTTTGAAGCGGCCTTGAGCTTGTCCGAATATGCTTTTAAATATAAGGTTGCGGGCGAAGACAGAGTTGAAGCCAGGCAGAAGTTCAGGCCGGAAAGAGTATGGGGAGTCTTTGAGGACGGGGTGCTGGGTGCACAATTGACATTGCTTCCGCTTCAGGTCTACATACAAGGCAAAGTATTTCCTATGGGTGGAATAGCCGGAGTATCCACATGGCCGGAGAACCGCAGGCAGGGGCTTGTGGCCAAGCTTTTATCACATACGCTGCAAACGATGAATGAGTCGGGACAGACGTTGTCTTTTCTGCATCCGTTTTTGATCCCCTTTTACCGTAAATTCGGCTGGGAAGTCTACTGTGAGTATAAGAAGTACTCTATTCCTGTGGACAAATTTCCGCGAAAAACTGAAATTCAGGGCAGGGTGAAGCGGGACTCAGCCGCTCTCGAAATACTGGAAAGGCTGTACAGCCGCTTCGCAACGGAATACAATGGCACTCTTGAGCGCGATCAGGAGTGGTGGAAGCATAGAGTATTGGATGCGGAAACGCATCATGGTGTTTTTTACTCAGAGCTTGGTGAGCCGGAAGGCTATGTGCTGTATAAAATAGTGCAGAACGAACTAATCATTGATGAATTTATCTATTTGAACGAACAGGCGCGGCAAGGCTTGTGGACGTTTCTGGCCAACCATGACTCGATGATTACCGGAGCTTCGCTCAAGCTGGTGCCTTCTGATGATATCCTTCCTTATTTGCTCCCGGATCCGCGGATTCCGCAGGAGAATTATCCATACTTTATGGCACGGATTGTGAATGCGCGGACCTTTATAGAGAATTTTACCTTCCAGAGCCTCAACAGCCTTGAGAGCCGGACTCTGTATATTGAAGATGAGCAGGCCCCTTGGAATAACGGATTGTGGTTATGGAGTGTGAATGCTGAGGGGGCGGCAACTTTTGAGCGTTTGGATAGTGAGAAGGCCGCTGCTGATTTGAGCTGCACCATTGGAGCACTCACAGTTATACTACTGGGTTACAAGCGGCCTGCGGAACTGGCAAAGTACGGACAGCTTAATGCAAGCTCTTCTGGCTTAGATTGGCTGGAAGAGGTTATTCCCCAAGCTAAAACAGCATTGTTTGATTTTTTCTGA
- a CDS encoding MFS transporter yields the protein MNNNSIPATPTVINEEKDARHLQQATIYRILLAVSFVHLFNDSIQALIPAMFPILKDNMLLSYAQVGWIAFALNITSSVIQPVIGYAADRKPRPILLPLGMCCTFAGVFLLAFAGNYALVIFSVMLVGFGSAAFHPEGMRVAHMAAGQRKGLSQSIFQVGGNAGQSLGPLLMKWVFIPFGQVGALGFTVIAAAGIAVQAYVAKWYRQMLNEGYTFRKKSAARTIDPARSRSIVTATVILVFLVFVRSWYGASIGGYYAFYLMKNYGMTIDDAQIYIFMYLAAGAVGTFFGGPLADRFGRRNLILLSMVGTVPFALALPFVNQAWALVLLVISGFILLSSFSVTVIYAQMLYPGNIGTVSGLITGLAFGLGGIGSVVIGELIDRIGIMTVFVACGFLPLLGLLALLLPGDKKLEEWAAE from the coding sequence ATGAATAACAATTCTATACCGGCTACCCCAACAGTAATAAATGAAGAGAAGGATGCGCGCCATCTGCAGCAGGCTACCATATACCGTATTTTGCTGGCAGTCAGCTTTGTTCATTTATTTAATGATTCTATTCAAGCGCTGATTCCGGCAATGTTTCCTATCCTGAAGGACAACATGCTGCTTTCTTATGCTCAAGTGGGGTGGATTGCTTTTGCTCTTAATATCACTTCTTCAGTCATTCAGCCTGTTATAGGTTATGCCGCTGACCGCAAACCACGGCCTATCCTGCTTCCGCTGGGGATGTGCTGCACTTTTGCCGGAGTGTTCCTGCTTGCTTTTGCCGGTAATTATGCGCTCGTGATATTTTCAGTGATGCTCGTCGGATTCGGGTCGGCTGCGTTCCATCCAGAAGGGATGCGCGTGGCTCATATGGCTGCGGGACAGCGGAAGGGATTATCCCAATCCATCTTTCAGGTTGGCGGCAACGCCGGACAGTCCTTGGGTCCACTTTTGATGAAATGGGTATTTATCCCGTTTGGACAGGTGGGCGCGCTGGGGTTCACGGTCATTGCTGCGGCCGGCATAGCTGTTCAGGCCTATGTAGCCAAATGGTACCGGCAAATGCTGAACGAAGGATATACCTTCCGCAAAAAATCTGCTGCACGGACGATTGATCCTGCACGCAGCAGAAGCATTGTGACCGCCACTGTTATTCTGGTCTTCCTTGTATTTGTCCGTTCCTGGTACGGCGCCTCCATTGGAGGCTACTATGCCTTCTATTTAATGAAAAATTATGGGATGACAATTGATGATGCCCAGATCTATATATTTATGTACCTTGCTGCCGGTGCGGTTGGCACATTCTTTGGAGGGCCGCTTGCGGACCGCTTTGGACGGCGGAACCTGATCTTGCTCTCTATGGTGGGAACAGTCCCCTTTGCACTGGCGCTTCCTTTTGTCAATCAAGCCTGGGCGCTTGTCCTGCTGGTTATCTCGGGTTTCATCTTGTTGTCAAGCTTCTCCGTGACGGTGATCTATGCACAGATGCTATATCCGGGAAATATCGGCACGGTCTCCGGCCTGATTACCGGACTTGCTTTTGGACTCGGCGGTATCGGTTCAGTTGTCATTGGTGAGCTCATTGACCGGATTGGCATTATGACAGTGTTTGTGGCCTGTGGATTTCTCCCGTTGCTTGGCCTGCTTGCACTTTTGCTTCCCGGAGACAAAAAGCTGGAAGAATGGGCAGCTGAATAA
- a CDS encoding molybdopterin-dependent oxidoreductase: MGKALARLRKGYGKKLVSIHMWNAWLVLFLAVSGLLLVGGFWRELLGEGRVWLKWAHIAFGLVLLVPVIYYLLLAAKHWKRLKGKGPQKANVIFVLILLIGWIVSGIVLWQFRLAGPRAANSALLIHDLLTWVGLPVIIYHSITRVKWLKEPKKRSIVPEPGLESKYKIIGESQKSAAAQEPQPMYSRRGFIKVAVGAGLAVTLGPTFVRWIGRSLQLPGAAEYAAGNANALLPDPVPLPDSAPPIGGGAEGSFRVYTVTDIPAFDNSNWSFTIDGLVDQKFTWNWEEFVKLQREVQVSDFHCVTGWSVYKNTWEGLPLAKLLDMAGVREQATMVKFYSGDGVYTDSLTLAQARMEDVMVAVMHDGKPIPNQLGGPVRLVTPQMYAYKSVKWLNRIELIEEDHVGYWEQRGYDKDAWLPSAKRV; this comes from the coding sequence ATGGGGAAAGCTTTGGCTAGGCTTCGCAAAGGCTACGGAAAAAAACTGGTTTCCATTCACATGTGGAATGCTTGGCTGGTATTGTTTCTGGCCGTAAGCGGATTGCTGCTGGTTGGAGGTTTCTGGCGGGAGCTGCTTGGTGAAGGGAGAGTGTGGCTGAAGTGGGCGCATATCGCATTTGGGCTGGTGCTGCTAGTACCGGTCATTTATTATTTGCTGCTTGCAGCCAAGCACTGGAAAAGGCTGAAGGGCAAGGGCCCGCAGAAGGCCAATGTGATTTTTGTGCTGATTCTGCTGATCGGCTGGATTGTATCCGGGATTGTCCTCTGGCAGTTCAGACTTGCCGGACCGAGGGCGGCTAACAGCGCTCTGCTCATTCACGATCTGCTCACCTGGGTCGGACTTCCGGTCATCATCTACCATTCCATTACCAGAGTCAAATGGCTGAAGGAGCCCAAGAAGCGCTCCATTGTGCCGGAACCGGGTTTGGAGAGCAAGTACAAGATTATAGGTGAGAGCCAAAAGTCTGCAGCAGCACAGGAGCCTCAGCCGATGTATTCACGCCGCGGGTTCATTAAAGTTGCTGTTGGCGCAGGGCTGGCTGTTACGCTCGGCCCAACCTTCGTGCGCTGGATCGGTAGATCCCTTCAGCTTCCGGGTGCTGCCGAATATGCCGCAGGCAATGCCAATGCTCTGCTTCCCGATCCTGTACCGCTGCCCGATTCAGCGCCACCCATTGGAGGTGGAGCGGAAGGCAGCTTCCGGGTGTATACCGTTACGGATATCCCTGCGTTCGATAACAGCAACTGGTCTTTTACCATCGATGGCCTGGTTGACCAAAAGTTCACTTGGAATTGGGAGGAGTTCGTCAAGCTGCAGCGTGAGGTGCAGGTCAGCGATTTTCACTGCGTTACGGGCTGGTCGGTATATAAAAACACCTGGGAGGGGCTCCCCCTCGCAAAGCTGCTTGACATGGCCGGTGTACGCGAGCAAGCAACAATGGTAAAGTTCTATTCCGGCGATGGCGTTTACACCGATTCTCTGACGCTGGCTCAGGCGCGGATGGAGGATGTAATGGTCGCTGTGATGCATGACGGCAAACCTATACCGAACCAGCTCGGAGGCCCAGTACGCCTGGTGACCCCACAAATGTATGCCTATAAATCGGTGAAGTGGCTTAACCGGATTGAGCTCATAGAAGAGGATCATGTAGGCTACTGGGAACAACGCGGATATGACAAGGATGCCTGGCTGCCAAGTGCGAAGAGGGTATAG
- a CDS encoding transglycosylase domain-containing protein — MSRLDARVVRKLQHVFYTAFDIAVVLAILLLAMLVYVHQYGGAVLGRYPEKLKLPESSVILASDGSVLRRIPLPESGYRVTARLEEMPELLVKTFLAVEDQRFYSHQGLDYPGILRAALHNTLQLSASEGGSSITQQLARNLYLNRDKNMLRKLKEASIALALEKRLPKKEILQLYLNQIYMGQGQYGVKSAAEYYFGITQLKELEIWQIAALAAIPKGPSVYNPGAEGERSKGRRDLVLQIMQQQGLITHKEMVTAMNKEFQPVERAKAKRIGDSYIDAALKEASRLTGHSLEELRTGGYTIVTGMKPAAQQVLEESFGNPEFFPPDGTTQQVEAAMAIINHHTGDVVALTGGRQPSLGGINRAIIDARQPGSAFKPVIDYGPALESGRFTPDSMLPDRKETYGDYSPDNLNGIYRGQVNMSLALQQSINAPAVWLLKQVGIPSARSFAAKLGVALPPEDNNLSIALGGLHTGVSPLKMAQAYSVFASGGIFHEAHTVRSIADAEGRTLYTYTPTHRQVISQRTAASMTVMLRNVVNNGTGAKARMNLPVAGKTGTTQAGLPGVTGKANRDLWFAGYTPDLTAAVWMGFDRTDKDNYMTAGSGKAAGLFSAVMNKVYASARR; from the coding sequence ATGAGCAGGCTGGATGCAAGAGTCGTACGAAAGCTGCAGCATGTCTTTTATACTGCTTTTGATATTGCGGTAGTCTTAGCAATACTGCTGCTCGCTATGCTGGTTTATGTTCATCAATACGGGGGGGCTGTACTTGGCCGCTATCCCGAAAAGCTGAAGCTCCCGGAGTCCAGTGTAATTCTTGCATCGGATGGGTCAGTACTGCGTAGAATCCCGCTTCCCGAATCAGGCTACAGGGTAACGGCCCGGCTGGAAGAGATGCCGGAATTGCTGGTCAAGACCTTTTTAGCTGTCGAGGACCAGCGGTTCTACAGCCATCAGGGACTGGATTACCCGGGAATCCTTCGTGCTGCGCTGCACAATACGTTGCAGCTCAGCGCCTCAGAGGGAGGCAGCAGCATCACGCAGCAGCTTGCCCGCAATCTTTATCTGAACAGGGATAAAAATATGCTGCGCAAGCTGAAGGAGGCCTCCATCGCACTGGCTTTGGAGAAGCGGCTGCCGAAAAAGGAGATTTTGCAGCTGTATCTGAACCAAATTTATATGGGCCAAGGTCAATATGGGGTGAAGTCAGCAGCGGAATATTATTTTGGTATAACTCAACTGAAAGAACTGGAGATCTGGCAAATTGCTGCCTTGGCGGCTATTCCCAAAGGCCCCTCTGTATATAACCCTGGGGCGGAAGGGGAGCGTTCTAAGGGGAGAAGAGACCTAGTACTGCAGATTATGCAGCAGCAGGGGTTGATTACCCATAAGGAAATGGTTACTGCGATGAACAAGGAGTTTCAACCTGTAGAGCGTGCCAAGGCGAAGCGGATAGGCGATTCCTATATTGATGCTGCACTTAAGGAAGCTTCACGGCTGACCGGACATTCGCTTGAGGAATTGCGGACAGGAGGCTACACCATAGTGACCGGAATGAAGCCCGCTGCCCAGCAGGTGCTGGAAGAGTCTTTTGGCAATCCTGAATTCTTTCCCCCGGACGGGACGACGCAGCAAGTGGAGGCTGCTATGGCTATAATCAACCATCATACCGGTGATGTCGTGGCGTTAACTGGCGGGCGGCAGCCAAGCTTAGGCGGTATTAACCGGGCTATTATCGATGCGCGCCAGCCCGGTTCTGCTTTTAAGCCGGTGATTGATTACGGACCGGCTTTGGAGAGCGGACGTTTTACACCGGATAGTATGCTCCCTGACCGAAAGGAGACGTATGGAGATTATAGTCCTGATAATCTGAATGGAATATACCGGGGACAAGTCAACATGTCACTGGCGCTGCAGCAGTCCATTAATGCTCCGGCCGTTTGGCTGCTTAAGCAGGTGGGCATTCCCAGCGCCCGTTCTTTCGCTGCCAAGCTCGGAGTGGCGCTGCCGCCGGAAGACAATAATCTGTCAATTGCCCTTGGCGGACTGCATACCGGAGTGTCTCCGCTCAAGATGGCGCAGGCTTACAGTGTGTTCGCGAGTGGAGGGATTTTCCACGAAGCCCATACCGTAAGAAGCATTGCTGATGCAGAGGGTAGAACATTGTACACATATACTCCTACACACCGCCAGGTTATCTCGCAGAGAACCGCAGCAAGCATGACCGTTATGCTCCGTAACGTCGTTAATAACGGGACAGGGGCAAAGGCACGCATGAACCTTCCGGTAGCCGGGAAGACCGGCACGACCCAGGCCGGTCTGCCGGGTGTCACCGGCAAAGCCAACCGCGACCTCTGGTTTGCCGGTTATACCCCGGACTTAACAGCAGCTGTCTGGATGGGATTCGACCGTACAGATAAGGATAACTACATGACCGCCGGCAGTGGAAAGGCGGCCGGATTATTTTCTGCTGTGATGAACAAAGTGTATGCCAGCGCGAGGCGATAG
- a CDS encoding sensor histidine kinase, with protein sequence MNAKYVSTIRWKFIWAFILSVVSGAILLIGGYRLVNSLVYLNPSPPSAAYSQLLRWIINHIGSVPVMTAAGILSFLFFFFIYTRKIVLYLEEITRGIQQITKLGEWHRIEVRTADELGLLAENINIMSERLQHSLLEERKTVAAKNELITGVSHDLRTPLTSVLGYLEYIEQDRCREETELRYYVNIAYQKALVLQKLIDDLFEYTRVSSGGLPLVPERLDLKAFMRQLAEEAVPELARAGMSYELVDETDSLWIQAAPYELLRAYENLITNAIRYGREGKRLEIGLSREGDEAVVRISNFGERIAESDLPHIFERFYRAERSRSQYTGGSGLGLAIAKGIVERHKGVISAASDMYRTDFITRYPLS encoded by the coding sequence TTGAATGCCAAATATGTAAGTACGATCCGCTGGAAATTCATATGGGCGTTTATACTTAGCGTTGTTTCGGGAGCTATTCTACTAATCGGAGGTTACCGGTTGGTGAACTCTCTCGTCTATTTGAACCCTTCTCCGCCGTCAGCGGCGTATTCACAGCTTCTGAGATGGATCATTAATCATATTGGCTCAGTGCCCGTAATGACTGCCGCCGGTATTCTGAGCTTTCTGTTTTTCTTTTTTATCTATACGCGGAAAATAGTTCTGTATCTAGAGGAGATCACACGCGGCATTCAGCAAATTACGAAGCTGGGAGAGTGGCACCGGATCGAGGTCCGGACTGCGGATGAGCTGGGTCTGCTGGCGGAGAACATCAATATCATGTCAGAACGCCTCCAGCACTCCCTCCTGGAAGAACGCAAGACGGTCGCTGCCAAAAACGAGCTGATTACAGGCGTATCCCACGATTTGCGTACCCCGCTGACTTCCGTTCTTGGTTATCTTGAATATATCGAGCAGGACCGCTGCCGGGAAGAGACGGAACTGCGCTATTACGTGAATATTGCCTACCAGAAAGCATTGGTTCTGCAAAAACTCATTGATGATCTGTTCGAGTATACCCGTGTCAGCAGCGGAGGGCTGCCGCTTGTGCCGGAACGTCTGGATTTGAAGGCCTTTATGCGCCAGTTGGCGGAAGAGGCGGTTCCGGAGCTAGCCCGGGCAGGCATGAGCTACGAACTGGTGGATGAGACCGATTCGCTATGGATTCAGGCCGCTCCTTATGAACTGCTGCGGGCTTACGAAAATCTGATTACCAATGCAATAAGGTATGGTCGGGAGGGCAAGAGACTGGAGATCGGCTTATCCCGTGAAGGTGATGAAGCTGTGGTACGGATCAGCAACTTTGGTGAACGGATTGCGGAAAGCGATCTTCCCCATATTTTTGAACGCTTTTACCGGGCTGAGCGCTCCCGTTCCCAATATACCGGCGGCTCCGGGCTGGGCCTGGCTATTGCTAAGGGGATCGTTGAACGCCATAAGGGAGTCATCTCAGCCGCAAGCGACATGTACCGGACAGATTTTATTACACGTTACCCGCTCTCCTAA
- a CDS encoding response regulator transcription factor has protein sequence MKQETILLVDDEKEIVNLLDIYFRNEGYRLLKAYDGMEALDYLREETVDLIIMDVMMPRMDGIAACMEIREEQNMPIIMLSAKNSDMDKILGLSIGADDYLGKPFNPLELVARAKSQLRRYHRFNKDTPVKPSENELIFEDLVIDIGKHEVSVDNRKIKLTPREFSILELLARHQGQVLSMEQIYTNVWSDPFLDGGNTVMVHIRNIREKIELDPKRPCYIQTVWGIGYKLDRPS, from the coding sequence ATGAAACAAGAAACAATCCTGCTGGTTGACGATGAGAAGGAGATTGTAAATCTGCTGGACATCTATTTCCGCAATGAGGGATACCGGCTGCTCAAGGCTTATGACGGGATGGAGGCGCTGGATTACCTGAGAGAAGAGACAGTTGATCTGATTATTATGGATGTAATGATGCCCAGAATGGATGGAATCGCCGCCTGTATGGAGATCCGTGAAGAACAAAACATGCCGATTATTATGCTGTCCGCCAAAAATTCGGATATGGACAAAATTCTCGGGCTGAGTATAGGGGCCGACGATTACTTAGGGAAGCCGTTTAATCCACTGGAACTGGTGGCCCGGGCCAAATCCCAGCTGCGCCGCTATCATCGATTCAATAAGGATACTCCGGTGAAACCTAGTGAGAATGAACTGATATTCGAAGATTTGGTGATAGACATTGGGAAGCATGAGGTAAGTGTGGATAACCGTAAGATCAAGCTGACCCCCCGGGAATTTTCTATTCTGGAGCTGCTGGCCAGACATCAGGGTCAGGTACTCAGCATGGAGCAGATTTATACGAATGTCTGGAGTGACCCTTTTCTGGATGGCGGCAATACCGTGATGGTACATATCCGCAATATCCGCGAGAAAATAGAGCTTGACCCGAAACGCCCCTGCTATATACAGACCGTGTGGGGAATCGGATACAAATTGGACAGGCCGTCCTGA
- the ligA gene encoding NAD-dependent DNA ligase LigA — MDVMHTMEELVAELNQYNYHYYTLDAPQVSDKEYDVLYDKLVALEAESGIILPHSPTQRVGGELLKGFTPHRHLAPLWSLDKAQNIEQLRSWNTRVLKLVNDYNTKNPDNPLPDPCYAVELKFDGLTLNLTYRDGTLVQAATRGNGVTGEGILAQVKTIKSVPLTIPFKEGLIEVQGEGIMNLSVLADYNTRAAEPLKNARNGAAGALRNLNPKTTAERRLNAFFYNVGYAEGVQFSDHQEMMDFLRTNRFKVNPYLTYFDKFDDVTEQLAEIEESRSGLDYLIDGAVIKVTDFRIREVLGYTDKFPRWAVAYKFEAEETTTILESVSWNVGRTGKVTPLARVEAVELAGVTVQNCTLNNVGDIERKNLKHALGTRVFIRRSNDVIPEILGKVTEESDGGEIIFPVDCPACGFPLEMRGAHLFCNNKLNCKPQIIGRITHFASRDAMDIETFSDKTAGQLHEELNVREPADLYELTFEQLVKLERFGEKKAANLLKALEESKGRDLASFLFALGIPNTGKATTRMLADHYRSLEGVMKATAEELSGLPDIGGIVAESIVGFFADPFVVTSINRMLELGVEAKAPEAPRPVSTNSFFSGKTVVLTGSLQKLTREEAAERLEALGAKVSGSVSKKTDLVIAGEKAGSKLAKAQQLGIQVIEDEEELIRLLES, encoded by the coding sequence ATGGATGTTATGCACACCATGGAAGAGCTTGTAGCTGAGCTGAATCAATATAATTATCACTACTATACGCTGGATGCGCCTCAGGTCAGCGACAAAGAGTATGATGTCCTTTACGATAAGCTGGTAGCCCTTGAAGCGGAGAGCGGCATTATTTTGCCTCATTCTCCTACACAGCGTGTAGGAGGAGAACTGCTGAAAGGCTTCACCCCGCACCGGCATCTGGCCCCGCTGTGGAGCCTGGATAAGGCGCAGAATATTGAACAGCTTCGCAGTTGGAACACACGGGTGCTGAAGCTTGTGAATGATTACAATACCAAAAATCCGGACAACCCCCTCCCGGATCCCTGCTATGCGGTGGAACTGAAATTTGACGGTTTGACCCTGAACCTGACCTATCGTGACGGAACGCTGGTACAGGCAGCGACACGCGGCAATGGCGTGACCGGCGAAGGCATTCTTGCCCAGGTGAAGACGATCAAATCGGTTCCTCTAACGATTCCGTTTAAGGAAGGCCTTATTGAGGTGCAGGGTGAAGGGATTATGAATCTTTCTGTGCTGGCCGACTATAATACAAGGGCAGCGGAACCGCTAAAGAATGCGCGCAACGGTGCAGCAGGCGCGCTGCGCAACCTGAACCCCAAGACTACGGCGGAACGAAGACTGAACGCATTTTTCTATAATGTAGGTTATGCTGAGGGTGTACAGTTTTCCGACCATCAGGAAATGATGGATTTTCTGCGGACCAACCGGTTTAAGGTCAACCCGTATCTTACTTATTTTGATAAGTTTGATGATGTCACCGAACAGCTGGCTGAGATCGAAGAGAGCCGCTCCGGTCTTGACTACCTGATCGATGGGGCGGTTATCAAGGTAACGGACTTCCGCATCCGCGAGGTGCTGGGGTATACGGACAAGTTCCCGCGCTGGGCGGTGGCTTATAAATTCGAGGCAGAAGAAACCACAACAATTCTGGAATCGGTAAGCTGGAATGTGGGCCGCACCGGCAAGGTCACTCCTTTGGCCCGGGTTGAGGCTGTTGAGCTGGCTGGCGTGACCGTCCAGAATTGTACACTGAACAACGTTGGTGATATTGAACGGAAGAATCTCAAGCATGCCCTCGGCACGCGTGTGTTCATCCGCCGCTCCAATGATGTCATTCCGGAAATTCTCGGCAAAGTAACAGAAGAGAGTGATGGGGGGGAGATTATTTTCCCTGTAGACTGCCCGGCTTGCGGTTTCCCGCTGGAAATGCGCGGCGCACACCTTTTCTGCAACAATAAGCTGAATTGCAAGCCGCAGATCATCGGACGGATTACTCACTTTGCCTCCAGGGATGCGATGGATATTGAAACCTTTAGTGACAAGACGGCGGGACAGCTGCATGAGGAGCTCAACGTGCGCGAGCCTGCTGATTTGTACGAGCTCACCTTTGAGCAGCTGGTTAAGCTGGAACGTTTTGGAGAGAAGAAGGCGGCTAATCTGCTGAAGGCGCTAGAGGAGAGCAAAGGACGGGATCTTGCGTCTTTCCTGTTTGCGCTGGGTATCCCGAACACGGGCAAGGCAACCACCAGAATGCTCGCGGATCACTACCGCAGCCTGGAAGGGGTCATGAAGGCAACCGCCGAGGAATTATCGGGACTTCCGGACATTGGAGGCATTGTTGCTGAGAGCATTGTCGGTTTTTTTGCCGATCCCTTTGTGGTCACCAGTATCAACCGTATGCTTGAGCTAGGGGTGGAAGCGAAAGCGCCGGAGGCTCCGCGTCCAGTGAGTACCAATTCTTTTTTCAGCGGCAAAACGGTAGTGCTGACCGGCTCGCTGCAGAAGCTTACCCGCGAAGAAGCGGCAGAACGTCTGGAAGCGCTGGGTGCCAAAGTCTCCGGCAGTGTCTCCAAAAAAACCGATCTCGTCATCGCCGGCGAGAAGGCAGGCAGCAAGCTGGCCAAAGCACAGCAGTTGGGCATTCAGGTGATCGAAGATGAAGAAGAGCTGATCCGGCTGTTGGAGAGCTAG